Below is a genomic region from Vidua chalybeata isolate OUT-0048 chromosome 31 unlocalized genomic scaffold, bVidCha1 merged haplotype SUPER_31_unloc_1, whole genome shotgun sequence.
CGAAATTCCCgtttttttaagggattttggggtgtttttgtggggtttggggtgaaaaCGGCGCGAAAAAAGGGGCAGAAATGGGCCCAAATTGAGGGGAAATGGCaccaaaatggcaccaaaatcataaaatttcctgaaattcctgttcAGGTTGCAGGCCATGCACAGGTCTGGGAGGAATTCCCGAAATTCCTGgttttttccaggattttggggcggttttgtggggtttggggtgaaattGGCGCGAAAAACGGGGTaaaaatggacccaaaatggggggaaatgggcccaaaatggcaccaaaatgacaccaaaattcctgaaattgcTGTTCAGGTTGCAGGCCAGGCACaggttcgggaggaattcccgaaattcccgtttttttctgggattctggggcggttttgtggggtttggggggaaaacgGCGCAAAAAACGGGGTaaaaatggacccaaaatggggggaaatggacccaaaatggcaccaaaatggCACCGAAATcaccaaaattcctgaaattcctgttcAGGTTGCAGGCCATGCACAGGTCCGGGAGGAATTCCCGaaattcccgtttttttccgggattttggggcggttttgtgggttctggggggaaaagggcGCGAAAAACGGGgtaaaaatggggggaaatggacccaaaatggcaccaaaattcctgaaattgcTGTTCAGGTTGCAGGCCATGCACAGGTCCGggaggaattcccaaaattcccgtTTTTTTACGGcattttggggcggttttgtggggtttggggagaaAATGGCTCAGAAATTGTCCCTTTTATTCCCtaaaatcctgggattttcccctaaaaattccattatttttcctgctattttttctgttgagttctcttattttttcctgtatttttccagttctttttctctaaattccCTTTATTTCCCCGTTGTTTCCCCCTGAAAATCCCATTGTTTCCCCCTAAAAATCCCATTGTTTTCCCctaaaaatcccattatttcccccatttttttcctgtttttccccattattttccccattattttcctctaaaatcccattatttcccaattatttcccccatttttttcctgttaatccccattatttcccccagTATTTTTCTCGaaaatcccattatttcccccattatttccctgttatttttctctgaaatcccATTATTTTCCACATTATTCTTCTCTAAAATCCCATtcttttccccattatttttcccgttattccccattatttcccccattatttccccattatttttctctaaaatcccatttttctcccctaaaatcccattatttttcccctaaaatcccatttttcccccctacAATCgcatttttccccctaaaatcacggttttttcccctaaaatccaatttttcccctaaaatcccattttttccccctaaaatccaattttttcccctaaaatcccattttttcccctaaaatcccatttttccccctacaatcccatttttccccctaaaatcccgttttttttcccctaaaatccccttttttcccctaaaatccctttttttcccctaaaatcccattttttcccctaaaatcccgtttttttctctataatcccattttttccccctgtaatcctgttttttccccctaaaatcccatttttttcccctaaaatcccgtttttttctctaaaatcccattttttccccctgtaatcctgttttttccccctaaaatcacgtttttttcccctaaaatcccattttttcccctaaaatcccgttttttttcccctaaaatccAGTTATTTTTCCCCTGCAATCCCGTTattttcccctaaaatcccatttttctccccGTTTTCCCCGCTGGGCGCAGCGGGTGCGGAAGCTGGCGGCCGAGTCGGACCCCGCGGGGTTTCCCCATTAGACCCCCATTAATTCCCATTAATTCCCCATTaattccccattattttccctattatttctccatttttttccctaaaatcccgTTTTTCTCCCCGTTTTCCCCGCAGGGCGCAGCGGGTGCGGGAGCTGGCGCCCGAGTCAGACCCCGCGGGgtttccccattatttcccccattAATTCCCATTAATTCCCCATTAATTCCCCATTaattccccattattttccctattatttctccattttttccctaaaatcccgTTTTTCTCCCCGTTTTTCCCCGCAGGGCGCAGCGGGTGCGGAAGCTGGTGGCCGAGTCGGACCCCGCGGGGTTTCCCCATTAGACCCCCATTAATTCCCATTAATTCCCCATTAATTCCCCATTaattccccattattttccccattatttccccattattttttccctaaaatcccgTTTTTCTCCCCGTTTTCCCCGCAGGGCGCAGCGGGTGCGGGGGCTGGCGCCCGAGTCGGACCCTGCGGGGTTTCCCCTATTAGACCCCCATTAAATCCCATTAATTTCCCCCCtaaaatcccattattttccccctaaaatcccggtttttttcccctcaaatcccgttattttcccctaaaatcccGTTTTTCTCCCCGTTTTCCCCGCAGGGCGCAGCGGGTGCGGAAGCTGGCGGCCGAGTCGGACCCCGCGGGGTTCTCGGGGGGCGAGGAGGGGCTGGAGGCGCTGGGGAcgccgccggagccgccgggGCCCAGCCGGAAGCGCTCGCGCGCCTCCGACGACTCCGGGCCCGACCCCGAGGCCGAGGCCGCGCctgagggggcggggccgggcggggccgggggcggggccgggcccggggggcGGGGCAGCCCCGAGGCGGAGGCGGAAGCGGGAAGCAGCGAGATCGAGCTCGTCTTCCGGCCACACCCCCTGCTGGTGGAGAAGGGCGAGTACTGCCAGACACGGTGAGCCTTCATCAccttcatcatcatcttcatccccttcatcctcatcctcatcttccTGTGCCACTTCCTGTTCCacttcctgttcctgttccacTTCCTGTTCCCTTCCGGCCACACCCCCTGCTGGTGGAGAAGGGCGAGTACTGCCAGACACGGTGAGCCTTCCTCACCTTCATCATCATCTTCGTCCccttcatcctcatcctcatcttcatcctcatctTCCTGTGCCACTTCCTCTGCCACTTCCTGTTCCACTTCCTGTTCCacttcctgttcctgttccacttcctgttcctgttccacTTCCTGTTCCCCTTCCGGCCACACCCCCTGCTGGTGGAGAAGGGCGAGTACTGCCAGACACGGTGAGCCTTCATCaccttcatcatcatcatcctcatcctcctcttcatcGTCATCTTCCACTTCCTGTTCCacttcctgttcctgttccacTTCCTGTTTCACTTCCCCTTCCGGCCACACCCCCTGCTGGTGGAGAAGGGCGAGTACTGCCAGACACGGTGAGCCTTCATCAccttcatcatcatcttcatccccttcatcctcatcctcatcttcatcctcatctTCCTGTGCCACTTCCTGTTCCACTTCCTGTTCCACTTCCTGTTCCACTTCCTGTTCCACTTATTGTTCCTGTTCCACTTCCTGTTCCCCTTCCGGCCACGCCCCCTGCTGGTGGAGAAGGGCGAGTACTGCCAGACACGGTGAGCCTTCATCaccttcatcatcatcatcatcttcatccccttcatcctcatcctcatcttccTGTGCCACTTCCTGTTCCacttcctgttcctgttccacTTCCTGTTCCCTTCCGGCCACGCCCCCTGCTGGTGGAGAAGGGCGAGTGCTGCCAGACACGGTGAGCCTTCCTCAccttcatcatcctcatcctcatcctcatcttcatcctcatcctcatcttcctgtgccacttcctgttcctgttccacTTCCTGTTCCCCTTCCGGCCACGCCCCCTGCTGGTGGAGAAGGGCGAGTGCTGCCACACACGGTGAGCCTTCATCaccttcatcatcatcatcttcatccctTTCATCCTCATTCTCATCTTCATCTTCCTGTGCCACTTCCTGTTCCACTTCCTGTTCCacttcctgttcctgttccacTTCCTGTTCCCTTCCGGCCACGCCCCCTGCTGGTGGAGAAGGGCGAGTGCTGCCAGACACGGTGAGCCTTCATCGtcatcatcctcatcttcatcctcatcttcatcctcatcttcctgtgccacttcctgttcctgttccacTTCCTGTTCCCCTTCCGGCCACGCCCCCTGCTGGTGGAGAAGGGCGAGTACTGCCAGACACGGTGAGCCTTCATCaccttcatcatcatcatcctcatcctcatcttcatcctcatcctcatcctcatcttcatcctcatcttcctcttcctgtccctgttttctctcttccccttcccgctgctccccttcctccccttccccattttcttcctcttcctcctcttcctcttcctcctcctcttcctcttcctcctcctcttcctcttcctcctcctcctcttcctcctccctgcattttcccatggattttcctCCCACATTTTTCCACCTCAGCGCTCCCTCCcactcccatttttcccattttttcccattttccaattttttccccattttttcccagatttttcccattttttcccccgATTTTTTccaaaccccagaattcccattttcccgtGGATTCACCCCgatttttccatgatttttcccccccaggTTCATGAAAACCACCTCGATCGCCATCATGGCTCtcctctcccattcccattttttcccattttttccccgttttttcccagatttttcccatttttcccccggATTTTTTCCAGACCCCCGTCCCATCCCggaattcccattttcccatggATTCACCCCGAATTTCCCTCCCCGGGTTCGTGAAAACCACCTCCAACGCCACCGTGGATCACCTCTCCcactcccatttttttcctttttttcccgattttttcccattttttcccacatttttcccattttttccccccgaTTTTTTccaaaccccagaattcccattttcccgtGGAttcaccccaaatttcccaggattttttccccccaggttCATGAAAACCACCTCGATCGCCATCATGGCTCccctctcccattcccatttttcccattttttccccattttttcccggattttttcccctttttttccctcgATTTTTTccaaaccccagaattcccattttcccgtGGATTCACCCCaatttttccaggatttttcccccccaggTTGGTTCAAAGCACCACCGTGGCTCCCCTCTCCCACTCCcattttttgcccttttttcccattttttccccattttttcccacattttccccagatttttccccagattttttccaaaccccagaattcccattttcccgtGGATTCACCCCaattttcccaggattttttccccccaggttCGTGAAAACCACCTCGATCGCCATCATGGCTCccctctcccattcccatttttccccatttttttcccattttttccccgttttttcccggattttttcctgttttttcccccagatttttTCCAGACCCCTGCTCCCATCCCGGAATTCCCGTTTTCCCCTGGATTCACCCCGAATTTCCCCCCGCAGGTTCGTGAAAACCACCTCCAACGCCACCGTGGATCACCTCTCCAAGTACCTGGCGCTGCGCATCGCCCTGGAggaggccccgccccccgggGCTGACCCCGCCCCCTCGCTGGGTGACGTCAGCGAGAAGCAATATGGCATCTACAGCGGCACCAACGGCGGCGCCCTGACGGTAACCGCCGCCCCGCCGGCGCGGCCCGCGTCACTTCCTGTGATGGCGGCGCCCGCGCTTCCGGGGGAAACCCGGAAGTGAGGCGGAAATGGCGGGGAGGGGCCTGGGGAACATGGCCGACGTCACTTCCTGTGATGGCGGCGCCCGCGCTTCCGGGGGAAACCCGGGAGTGAGGCGGAAATGGCGGGGAGGGGCCTGGGGATCATGGCTGACGTCACTTCTGGGGAACCAGGAAGTGAACCGGAAGTGGGTGGGATATGGGGGAGATGGCCAACATCACTTCCGGTAAACCCAGGAAGTGAACCGGAAGTGGGTGGGGCCTGGGGAACATGGCCGGTGTAACCTCCGGTAAAACCCGGAAAGAAACAGGAAGTGGGTGGGGCCGACATCACTTCCGGTAAAACCAGGAAGTGAAGCGGAAGTGGGGGAGTGAACATGGCTGATGTCACTTCCTGTTATGTCAGCACCAGAACTTCCGGTAAAACCCGGAAGTGGACCGGAAGTGGGTGGGAGGAGCTTGGGCAGCATGGCCGCCATCATTTCTGGTGATGACGTCACCGGAACTTCCGGTATAACCCGGAAGTGACCCGGGGATTtgaggggaattttggggggtccctgagggaaatttttggggttttttggggtttttttggggttttcagaGCAGTGACCCCGAATTTCGACGCCCCGGGCCCTGAAcgggtcctggggggatttttggggtgatttggggtgattttgggtatttttgggatgattttggggatttttgagtaatttttgggtgattttgggtatttttggggtatttttggggtgattttgggtatttttggggtatttttggggtgatttggggtatttttggggtatttttggggtgattttgggtatttttggggtgcttCTGGGtatttttgaggtatttttggggtgtttttaggtattttgggggatttttggggtgattttcgggtgattttggggtgttttggggtggttttgggtatttttggggtgatttggggtgtttttggggtgctgacCCCCATTTGttttcccccagcccctgaacgggtcctggggggatttttggggtgattttgggcatttttggggtgctgacCCCCGTtctgtccccccagcccctgaacgggtcctggggggatttttggggtgattttgggtatttttggggtgattttggggtgctgaccCCCCTTCtatccccccagcccctgaacgggtcctggggggatttttggggtgtttttggggtatttttggggtgctgaCCCCCGTttgtgtccccccagcccctgaaCGGGtcttgggggatttttggggtgattttggggtatttttggggtgctgaCCCCCGTtctgtccccccagcccctgaacgggtcctggggggatttttggggtgattttgggtatttttggggtgattttggggtgctgaccCCCCTTCtatccccccagcccctgaacgggtcctggggggatttttggggtgtttttggggtatttttggggtgctgaCCCCCGTttgtgtccccccagcccctgaaCGGGtcttgggggatttttggggtgattttgggtatttttggggtgctgaCCCCCGTtctgtccccccagcccctgaacgggtcctggggggatttttggggtgattttggggtgattttggggtatttttggggtgctgaCCCCCGTtctgtccccccagcccctgaacgggtcctggggggatttttgggtatttttggggtgtttttggggtatttttggggtgctgaCCCCCGTtctgtccccccagcccctgaacgggtcctggggggatttttggggtgtttttggggtatttttggggtgctgaCCCCCGTtctgtccccccagcccctgaaCGGGTCGCTGACGCTGGAGTTGGTGAACGAGAAGTTCTGGAAGCTCAGCAAACCCCTGGAGCTCTACTACGCCCCCgccaaggagcagaaatagccCCAAAGCGCCCCAAAAATCCATCCGGGCACCCCGAAATCCATCCGGGGacccaaaaatccaaactgggGACCCAAAAATCCATCCGGGCACCCCGAAATCCATCCAGGGACACCAAAATCCATCCGGGGACCCCGAAATCCATCCGGGGACCCAAAAATACAAACTGGGGACCCAAAAATCCATCCGGGCACCCCGAAATCCATCCAGGGACACCAAAATCCATCCAGGGACACCAAAATACAAACTGGGGACCCAAAAATCCATCCGGGCACCCCGAAATCCATCCAGGGACACCAAAATCCATCCGGGCACCCCGAAATCCATCCGGGCACCCCGAAATCCATCCGGGGACACCAAAATACAAACTGGGGACCCAAAAATCCATCCGGGCACCCCGAAATCCATCCGGGCACCCCGAAATCCATCCGGGGACACCGAAATACAaactggggaccccaaaaataCAAACTGGGGACACCAAAAATCCATCCGGGCACCCCGAAATCCATCCGGGGACACTGAAATACAAACTGGGGACCCAAAAATACAAACTGGGGACACCAAAAATCCATCTGCGGACACCAAAATGCAACTGGGGACCCCGAAATCCATCCGGGCACCCCGAAATCCATCCGTGGACACCAAAATCCATCCGGGCACCCTGAAATCCACCTGGGGACACCGAAATCCATCCGGGGATACCCTGAAATCCaactggggaccccaaaaatccattcGGGGACCCTGAAATCCAACTGGGGTCACCAAAATCCaactggggaccccaaaatccatccgGGGAGATCAGAATTCAtgtggggaccccaaaatccatccgGGGACACCAAAATCCAACCTGGGCACCCTGAAATACAactgggcaccccaaaatccatccgGGCACCCTGAAATCCaactggggaccccaaaatccatctggGCACCCCGAAATCCACCTGGGGACACCAAAATCCATCCGGGGATACCCCGAAATCCAACTGGGGTCACCAAAAATCCATCCGGGGACACCAAAATCCaactggggaccccaaaaatccatctGGGCACCCCGAAATCCAACTGGGGACCCTGAAATCCaactggggaccccaaaatacAAACTGGGCACCCAAAAATCCATCCGGGCACCCCGAAATCCaactggggaccccaaaaatccatctgggcaccccaaaatccacctggggaCACCAAAATCCATCTGGGCACCCCGAAATCCAACCAGGggccccaaaatccacctgggaacaCCAAATCCaacctggggaccccaaaatccacccaggtaaccccaaaatccacctgggaacaCCAAATCCaacctggggaccccaaaatccacctgggcaCCCCgaaatccctccagggacaCCAAAATCCAACCTGGgcacccaaaatccacctgggcaCCCCGAAATCCACCTGGGCACCCCGAAATCCATCCAGGCACcctgaaatcccccaaaatccaacctggAGACCCCAAAATGCATCTGgggatcccaaaatccaactggggacccccaaaattcaccccaagGATGCCAAAATCCCCCACAATTCATTCTGcggaccccaaaatccaccccagcGATCCCAAAATTCActcggggaccccaaaattcactCCAGGGATCCCCAAATTCatcctgggaaccccaaaattcacttggggaccccaaaatccaccccaggGATCCCCAAATTCActcggggaccccaaaatccaacccagggatcccaaaattcacttggggaccccaaaattccaccctggggatccccaaaatccaacccagGGATCCCAAAATTCATCCTGGGGACCCTAAAATTCACCCCAGAGATCCCGAAATTCCACCCTGGGGATCCCCAAATTCGCCTGGGgatccccaaaatctgggagaagcccaaaattccaccccggggatccccaaaattccaccccaGAGAGCCCCGGACCGCCCTGAGGGTCcctaaaattcccaaaattcatcctggggaccccaaaatccactcCAGGGATCCCAAAATTCACTCGGGGACCCCGAAATCGACCCCAGggatcccaaaattcaccccaggcaccccaaaatccaccccagggatcccaaaattcatcctggggaccccaaaatccactccagggatcccaaaattcactcggggaccccaaaattccaccctggggatccccaaaatctgggagaagcccaaaattccaccccggggatccccaaaattccaccccaGAGAGCCCCGGACCGCCCTGAGggtccccaaaattcccaacaTTCAttcggggaccccaaaatccactccaaggatcccaaaattccaccctgggggtccccaaaatctgggagaaGCCCAAAATTCCACCCCAGAGAGCCCCGGACCGCCCCGAGggtccccaaaattcccaaaattcactcgggaaccccaaaaatctccacGGGAAGcccaaaattccaccctgggggtccccaaaaaATTCTCCTGGGGATccccaaaaagcccaaaattcatttggggatccccaaaatctcctcaggGCCCCTCCCCCCTCAgctccctggggagggggctcagatttggggggatttggg
It encodes:
- the RING1 gene encoding E3 ubiquitin-protein ligase RING1; translated protein: EAIMDGTEIAVSPRSLHSELMCPICLDMLKNTMTTKECLHRFCSDCIVTALRSGNKECPTCRKKLVSKRSLRPDPNFDALISKIYPSRDEYEAHQDRVLAKLSRLHNQQALSSSIEEGLKMQAMHRAQRVRKLAAESDPAGFSGGEEGLEALGTPPEPPGPSRKRSRASDDSGPDPEAEAAPEGAGPGGAGGGAGPGGRGSPEAEAEAGSSEIELVFRPHPLLVEKGEYCQTRFVKTTSNATVDHLSKYLALRIALEEAPPPGADPAPSLGDVSEKQYGIYSGTNGGALTPLNGSLTLELVNEKFWKLSKPLELYYAPAKEQK